A single genomic interval of Adhaeribacter pallidiroseus harbors:
- the surE gene encoding 5'/3'-nucleotidase SurE, which translates to MASKKPLILISNDDGITAPGIRTLVKVMKRIGEVVVVAPNGPQSGMGHAITVGNTLRLDKSTAFTDVEAYECSGTPADCVKLAKHHVLKDRQPDLVVSGINHGSNSSISVLYSGTMSAAIEAAIEGLPAIGFSLCDYGHEADFSHTEPYVEQIVRQALAHGVPVNTALNVNIPKNSTKPIAGIKVCRQAHARWQEEFDERMDPNNRRYFWMTGNFVNPDKGEDTDEWALAHNYISVVPCQYDLTAYHTIAQINNEWQLEGEPIPTEKAPD; encoded by the coding sequence ATGGCTTCTAAAAAACCTTTAATTTTAATATCTAACGACGATGGCATTACGGCTCCGGGCATTCGCACTTTGGTAAAAGTAATGAAACGGATTGGGGAAGTAGTGGTAGTAGCACCTAACGGGCCACAATCGGGAATGGGGCACGCCATTACCGTAGGCAATACCTTGCGTTTAGATAAATCAACGGCTTTTACCGATGTAGAAGCTTACGAATGTTCCGGCACGCCTGCCGATTGCGTAAAGCTGGCCAAACACCACGTACTCAAAGATCGCCAACCAGATTTGGTAGTAAGCGGCATTAACCACGGCTCTAATTCCAGTATTAGCGTGTTGTATTCCGGTACCATGTCGGCGGCTATTGAGGCCGCTATTGAGGGCTTACCTGCTATTGGTTTTTCGTTGTGCGATTACGGTCACGAAGCTGATTTTTCGCACACGGAGCCGTATGTGGAGCAAATTGTACGACAGGCTTTAGCCCACGGCGTACCCGTAAATACCGCCTTAAACGTAAATATTCCTAAAAACTCCACCAAGCCCATTGCCGGCATTAAGGTATGCCGGCAGGCCCATGCCCGTTGGCAAGAGGAATTCGATGAGCGAATGGACCCGAACAATCGCCGGTATTTTTGGATGACGGGTAATTTCGTAAACCCCGACAAAGGCGAAGATACCGACGAATGGGCGCTGGCACATAATTATATTTCGGTAGTTCCCTGCCAATACGATTTAACGGCTTACCACACAATAGCCCAGATAAATAACGAGTGGCAACTGGAAGGGGAGCCTATACCAACTGAAAAGGCTCCGGATTAA